One genomic window of Agarivorans sp. Alg241-V36 includes the following:
- a CDS encoding DUF2955 domain-containing protein: MSTKALTSAHAKSLKAHMLRFSVVSALVLVLAVSLEWSMSFVTAIFTAQLLLPGKPPLNLALVKTLALAVLSCFLVGLGVVLIAQPYPILLFIILAWCLFFVFYRASTGLNDLVVLFLLVALIALPMLASTSRAAASGFVVDFMLAFVLALLIVAFVHWLVPVKDDFHQAAEKPQAQCLNHQDATRQAIVSTIVILPLIIYFFAFNKLSDLLVVIFVAILAQNPQLTAGAKASIGIVFTNIVGGLIAVFVFNLLVAVPQFSFMALLITLSFMLIAQAIYLHPKGAIVAAGLSAYIIILGSTIGSDGGLASAKFYARIFQLSLVGLYVVGSFYLVHKLAWLQGPTRQNAH, from the coding sequence ATGTCTACTAAGGCATTAACTTCGGCGCATGCTAAGTCTCTAAAAGCGCATATGTTGCGCTTTAGTGTTGTGAGTGCCTTGGTACTAGTACTGGCTGTGAGCTTAGAGTGGAGTATGTCTTTTGTTACTGCCATTTTTACTGCTCAGTTGTTATTGCCAGGCAAGCCACCACTAAATTTAGCGCTGGTTAAAACGCTGGCTTTGGCGGTATTGAGCTGCTTTTTAGTGGGGCTTGGGGTGGTGCTTATTGCTCAGCCTTATCCGATACTGCTGTTTATTATTCTAGCTTGGTGTTTGTTTTTTGTCTTTTACCGCGCCAGCACTGGCTTAAATGATTTAGTGGTGTTGTTTCTGTTGGTGGCACTGATTGCCTTACCCATGTTAGCCAGTACTAGCAGGGCGGCAGCCTCTGGCTTCGTGGTCGACTTCATGCTGGCCTTCGTTTTGGCCTTGCTGATCGTGGCCTTTGTGCATTGGCTGGTTCCGGTTAAAGACGATTTTCACCAAGCTGCTGAAAAGCCGCAGGCGCAGTGCTTAAATCATCAAGATGCCACTCGCCAAGCCATAGTGAGCACCATTGTTATATTGCCGCTTATTATTTACTTTTTTGCCTTCAATAAACTAAGTGATTTGCTGGTGGTGATCTTTGTGGCGATTTTGGCGCAAAACCCCCAGCTGACTGCAGGGGCTAAAGCCAGCATAGGCATAGTTTTTACCAATATTGTTGGCGGACTTATTGCGGTTTTTGTATTTAATTTGTTAGTTGCTGTACCGCAATTCAGCTTTATGGCACTGCTGATTACTCTAAGCTTTATGTTAATCGCCCAAGCTATTTATTTGCACCCGAAAGGCGCAATAGTCGCGGCGGGTTTATCGGCCTATATCATCATATTAGGCAGCACTATTGGCAGTGATGGCGGTTTGGCTAGCGCTAAGTTTTACGCTCGGATCTTTCAGTTAAGCTTGGTGGGCTTATATGTGGTGGGCAGTTTTTACTTGGTGCATAA
- a CDS encoding HlyD family secretion protein gives MSEQNEASEATPSNPLRKSSLLVFALCILVFIIYVVGDRVTPNTDNARVFGFVVPIAASVSGKLVEVNVVNNQLVEKGQPLAKIAEEEYSLAVTQAEAALELAGQEIGAGTAGVSAAQARLLEASTSYQAILTDANRLFAVEDQNVVPQQNIDRARSDVAKAKASVAKATAELEQAKQSLGVSGEQNPKLQSALAQLGKARLDLSKTVIVAPSEGGVTNLQLEAGYYANKGQPLMTFVTTKEVWIEAYMRENNIANIKAGDPVEIALDIAPGKIYQGEVVSIGFAVNYGQSNNLGALPTIPQTAGWLRDPQRFPVIIKFSDDAAQGLRRIGAQADVTVYTEGTFIMKALAKLALRVKSWFSYVY, from the coding sequence ATGTCTGAACAAAATGAAGCCTCAGAAGCCACGCCAAGCAACCCTTTACGCAAAAGTTCGTTGTTGGTATTCGCCCTGTGTATTTTGGTTTTTATTATTTACGTAGTGGGTGACAGAGTGACGCCCAATACCGACAACGCTCGGGTATTTGGCTTTGTGGTGCCAATTGCAGCGTCGGTATCGGGTAAGTTGGTAGAAGTAAATGTGGTAAACAATCAGCTGGTTGAAAAAGGCCAGCCGCTTGCCAAAATTGCTGAAGAAGAATATTCGCTGGCGGTTACCCAAGCCGAAGCAGCCTTAGAGTTAGCAGGGCAGGAAATTGGCGCTGGTACTGCTGGTGTTTCTGCCGCTCAAGCTCGCCTGTTAGAGGCGTCGACTTCTTATCAAGCCATTCTTACCGACGCCAACCGTTTGTTTGCGGTAGAAGATCAAAATGTGGTGCCTCAGCAAAACATTGATAGGGCTCGCAGTGACGTTGCTAAAGCTAAAGCCTCAGTGGCTAAAGCCACCGCCGAGTTGGAACAAGCCAAGCAAAGCCTTGGAGTAAGCGGCGAGCAAAACCCTAAGTTACAATCTGCCCTAGCTCAGTTAGGTAAAGCGCGTTTAGATTTATCTAAAACTGTGATTGTCGCTCCCTCTGAAGGCGGGGTGACTAACCTGCAACTTGAAGCCGGTTATTATGCCAATAAAGGCCAGCCGCTAATGACCTTTGTAACCACCAAAGAAGTGTGGATTGAAGCCTATATGCGCGAAAATAATATCGCCAACATCAAGGCTGGAGACCCAGTAGAAATTGCTCTCGATATCGCTCCAGGAAAAATCTATCAGGGTGAAGTGGTATCAATTGGCTTTGCAGTGAACTACGGGCAATCTAATAATCTAGGCGCTCTACCAACTATTCCCCAAACTGCAGGTTGGCTGCGCGATCCTCAGCGCTTCCCGGTTATCATCAAGTTCTCTGACGATGCCGCCCAAGGTTTACGCCGAATTGGTGCTCAAGCTGATGTCACCGTATACACCGAAGGCACTTTCATAATGAAAGCCTTGGCTAAGCTGGCCTTAAGAGTGAAAAGCTGGTTCTCCTATGTCTACTAA
- a CDS encoding AI-2E family transporter: MLNQKTFERGAMEAAIKIGLLFLLAAWCIDIVRPFITPVIWAMILAVALNPLYLKLKNVVGKGGVAASIIVLVFLAIILIPGVKVTTAAIDSLAVVAKQVQEGSFEIPPPSNSIKSWPLIGEKVHAQWSLAASDMQRYLGTYATQVGDVAGKVIAFAGGLIGGLLMFCFSVIIAGVFMANGEKVVLGAQALANALAGKHGGYLTNLASNTIQSVAKGVLGVAVIQATLLSIGFFAVGVPGAAVWSVLVLVLAIAQLPPFLVVLPIVIYVFNHESTLVAGVFAVWSILAGFSENVLKPLLLGRGVDVPMLVILLGSLGGMLMSGFVGLFLGAVVLAVSYRLLVAWLELNSKEQAELSE; the protein is encoded by the coding sequence ATGTTGAATCAAAAAACCTTTGAACGTGGCGCAATGGAAGCTGCTATAAAAATTGGTTTACTGTTTTTATTAGCTGCATGGTGTATCGACATTGTGCGACCGTTTATCACCCCGGTTATTTGGGCAATGATATTGGCCGTTGCCTTAAACCCACTGTATTTAAAACTTAAAAATGTGGTGGGCAAAGGTGGTGTAGCCGCCAGTATTATTGTGCTGGTATTTTTGGCTATTATCTTAATTCCAGGGGTTAAGGTGACCACTGCGGCTATTGATAGTTTGGCTGTGGTAGCTAAGCAGGTGCAGGAAGGCAGCTTTGAGATCCCCCCTCCATCTAATTCCATTAAATCTTGGCCTTTAATTGGTGAAAAAGTGCATGCTCAGTGGTCCTTAGCGGCCAGTGATATGCAGCGCTACTTAGGCACTTATGCGACTCAAGTTGGTGATGTTGCCGGAAAAGTCATTGCGTTCGCTGGTGGTTTAATTGGCGGCTTGTTGATGTTTTGCTTCTCGGTAATTATTGCTGGGGTATTTATGGCTAACGGTGAAAAAGTGGTGCTAGGTGCTCAAGCTCTCGCCAATGCCTTAGCAGGCAAGCACGGTGGCTACCTTACCAACTTAGCCAGCAATACCATTCAGAGTGTGGCTAAAGGCGTGCTTGGTGTTGCGGTGATTCAAGCTACTTTATTATCCATCGGCTTTTTTGCTGTGGGTGTGCCGGGTGCTGCTGTTTGGTCGGTATTAGTGCTGGTATTAGCCATTGCCCAATTACCGCCATTTTTAGTGGTTCTGCCGATAGTTATTTATGTGTTTAACCATGAATCTACCTTGGTAGCAGGAGTTTTTGCAGTATGGAGCATATTGGCTGGCTTTAGTGAAAACGTGCTAAAACCTTTATTGCTGGGGCGCGGCGTAGATGTGCCAATGCTGGTGATACTGTTAGGTTCTTTAGGTGGCATGCTCATGTCTGGCTTTGTTGGATTATTCCTTGGCGCAGTAGTGCTAGCGGTGAGCTATCGCCTGTTGGTGGCTTGGCTTGAACTAAATAGTAAAGAGCAAGCTGAGCTTAGTGAATAA
- a CDS encoding TIM-barrel domain-containing protein, which translates to MSSHLFPFSFLQDGKPSKGLAELGLINSSIVKVKIALTAEQLKEANALSELVVLPLPTIEAQHSSASQLRSERLSIALSENGLSFSNGEGELLRLGETAFTQQGDDKATSQHFVSQGEQAFYGLGQYPDGIFNYQGQSREICQSNKGIAAPMLLSTKGYAVLWNQLAFTQFTSEGGGFSFSSEAGECIEFYFIYGPEFDQLIQHYRQLTGAAPLFGRWAYGYWQSKERYVDAAELVATAKTYRDKKIPIDNIVQDWKYWGELGWSAMQFDEQAFGDAASSIAQLHDMHFKLMVSIWPIVGKGSPVFNQLLEKGYLFETEHWADGHIYDAYSQGARDIYWQHVKAGLMDLGVNALWMDGTEPEFISTQNPKDGVDFCYQQRDTELGSWKQVLNGYSLMTTRGVYEAQRQQIAQGGEDKRVFTLSRSSYLGQQRYAAACWSGDISATWQVLRQQIPAGLNLSAAGLPYWTTDIGGFFTSGFGANFPEGVEDDAYKELYVRWFQYGAFCPLFRSHGANTPREIYQFGEPGDWAFDALLKFNKLRYRLLPYIYSQAWKITQHGGTMMRLLAFDFRQQSQLHDISDQFMFGDSLMVCPVTQPMFHQQNLQQQLIAPQHLQTLEGLQGISEQHFSDDSFEHLVASQLVESIDGNWAGGPPAGLPLAGYSVRWQGRLTAPVDGEYNWLIHANDGVRFYLDGELLIDSWQQQAQLNHKASCQLRANQQYDLVIEYAHWQGSSKCSLSWAHSGIAHQKLQLFTPERQVVLPAGGAWYNYWNKHCYQGGQTIAMGTPIDIMPLLVRAGAIIPHGPNVQYHDELPCDPLTIEVYAGENGCFVLYEDEGDSYRYEQGSFTEIEFEWDDATRRLHIGQRKGHFDGMLQQRSFNVHLIGPFDVQQQNLSYKGKADSLQF; encoded by the coding sequence ATGTCGTCACACTTATTTCCCTTCTCTTTTCTACAAGATGGCAAACCCTCTAAAGGCCTTGCTGAGCTGGGCTTGATTAATTCAAGTATCGTTAAAGTGAAGATTGCTCTAACGGCCGAACAGCTAAAAGAGGCAAATGCTCTCAGTGAGTTAGTGGTATTGCCGCTGCCAACGATTGAAGCGCAGCATAGTTCAGCCAGCCAATTACGCAGTGAGCGACTTAGCATAGCGCTTAGCGAAAACGGCCTTAGTTTTAGCAATGGCGAAGGCGAGCTGCTGCGTTTAGGGGAAACAGCTTTCACCCAACAGGGCGATGACAAGGCGACAAGCCAGCATTTTGTTAGCCAAGGCGAACAGGCTTTTTATGGTCTTGGCCAATACCCCGATGGCATTTTTAACTACCAAGGGCAAAGTCGTGAAATTTGCCAATCGAACAAAGGCATTGCTGCGCCCATGCTGCTGTCGACCAAAGGTTATGCAGTGTTGTGGAATCAATTGGCTTTCACCCAATTTACCAGCGAAGGCGGGGGCTTTAGCTTTAGCTCTGAGGCAGGGGAGTGCATTGAGTTTTACTTTATCTATGGTCCAGAGTTTGATCAGCTAATTCAGCATTATCGCCAGCTAACTGGCGCTGCTCCCTTATTTGGCCGCTGGGCTTATGGCTATTGGCAGAGCAAAGAGCGTTATGTAGATGCCGCCGAGTTAGTGGCAACTGCTAAAACCTATCGCGACAAAAAGATCCCCATCGACAACATTGTGCAAGATTGGAAATATTGGGGTGAGTTGGGTTGGAGCGCGATGCAGTTTGACGAACAGGCGTTTGGAGATGCCGCGAGCAGCATTGCCCAATTACATGACATGCACTTTAAACTAATGGTGTCGATTTGGCCGATTGTCGGTAAAGGCAGCCCGGTATTTAACCAACTCTTGGAAAAGGGCTATTTGTTTGAAACCGAGCATTGGGCCGACGGCCATATTTATGATGCTTACAGCCAAGGCGCACGTGATATTTATTGGCAACACGTAAAAGCCGGTTTAATGGACCTAGGGGTAAACGCGCTATGGATGGATGGCACCGAGCCTGAGTTTATCTCAACCCAGAATCCTAAAGATGGGGTGGACTTTTGTTATCAACAACGTGATACCGAGCTAGGTTCTTGGAAGCAAGTGCTTAACGGATATTCATTGATGACGACCCGTGGCGTGTATGAGGCGCAGCGACAGCAGATTGCACAAGGCGGCGAAGATAAGCGAGTATTCACTCTCAGTCGTTCTAGTTATTTAGGGCAGCAGCGTTATGCCGCGGCCTGTTGGTCGGGAGACATTAGTGCAACCTGGCAAGTATTGCGGCAGCAAATTCCTGCCGGCTTAAATTTATCTGCAGCGGGTTTACCTTATTGGACGACCGACATTGGTGGCTTTTTTACTAGTGGCTTTGGTGCAAACTTTCCCGAAGGCGTAGAAGATGACGCCTATAAAGAGCTGTATGTTCGCTGGTTTCAATATGGCGCATTTTGCCCCTTGTTTCGCTCACACGGAGCTAATACCCCGCGCGAGATTTATCAGTTTGGTGAGCCCGGAGATTGGGCCTTTGATGCCTTGTTAAAGTTTAATAAATTGCGTTATCGCTTGCTGCCTTACATTTATTCACAAGCATGGAAGATTACTCAGCATGGCGGCACCATGATGCGTTTGTTGGCCTTTGACTTTAGGCAGCAGTCGCAGCTACATGATATTAGCGATCAGTTTATGTTTGGGGATAGCTTGATGGTATGCCCGGTTACTCAGCCAATGTTCCATCAACAAAACTTACAGCAACAGCTAATTGCACCACAGCACTTGCAAACACTCGAGGGTTTGCAAGGCATTAGCGAACAACATTTTTCCGACGATAGCTTTGAGCACTTAGTTGCCTCTCAACTAGTTGAAAGCATAGACGGAAATTGGGCCGGTGGACCGCCTGCGGGTTTACCTTTAGCTGGCTATAGCGTGCGTTGGCAGGGGCGCTTAACTGCTCCGGTTGATGGAGAGTACAACTGGCTGATTCATGCCAACGATGGGGTGCGCTTCTATCTTGATGGCGAACTGCTTATCGACAGCTGGCAGCAGCAGGCGCAGCTTAATCACAAAGCTAGTTGCCAACTGCGGGCAAATCAACAATATGATTTGGTGATTGAATATGCCCATTGGCAGGGCTCGTCTAAGTGCAGTTTAAGTTGGGCACACTCGGGTATTGCTCATCAAAAACTGCAGCTATTTACCCCAGAACGACAGGTGGTTCTGCCTGCTGGGGGCGCTTGGTACAACTATTGGAATAAGCATTGTTATCAAGGCGGGCAAACCATTGCGATGGGCACTCCTATCGACATCATGCCTCTATTGGTAAGAGCCGGAGCCATTATTCCACATGGTCCTAATGTGCAGTACCACGATGAATTGCCCTGCGATCCGCTAACCATTGAAGTCTACGCCGGTGAAAATGGCTGCTTTGTTTTGTATGAAGATGAAGGCGACAGCTATCGCTATGAGCAAGGATCGTTTACTGAAATTGAATTTGAGTGGGACGATGCCACGCGCCGCTTACATATTGGCCAACGTAAAGGCCACTTTGATGGCATGTTGCAGCAGCGCAGTTTTAATGTTCACTTGATTGGCCCTTTTGATGTTCAGCAACAAAACCTTAGTTATAAGGGAAAGGCCGATAGCCTGCAGTTTTAG
- a CDS encoding DUF2986 domain-containing protein: protein MNRKKKINETLKKKAKKANAKKHGSNKPRYISKAERAALEAEQANNEPSQPAPLEESKPQT from the coding sequence GTGAACCGCAAAAAGAAAATCAATGAAACACTGAAGAAAAAAGCCAAGAAGGCCAATGCAAAAAAGCACGGCAGCAACAAACCTCGTTACATTTCCAAAGCAGAGCGCGCAGCGCTAGAAGCAGAGCAAGCTAATAACGAGCCAAGCCAACCAGCACCCTTAGAAGAAAGTAAGCCCCAAACCTAA
- a CDS encoding endo-1,4-beta-xylanase, which translates to MRQHAIKTGFFKVAALAAAFCSLQVNAAPLRDVVKGQDTFIGAALETRHLQDKQFAETLAREFNQLTPENEMKWSYLQPERGKFTFDKADKLVDFAQKNNMMVRGHALVWHIQNPDWLENGDFSKEEMLKIMEEHITAVVSHYKGKVKYWDVVNEALDDNGGWRPTLWYKALGEDYIAKAFEFAHKADPDAILVYNDYSTEGKSPKANAAYRLVKKLKEQGVPIHGIGTQAHLVVGVQPRVADIAANIERIQELGLEFHFTEIDIRMQDPATDRMLQQQANMYEDLAKLTAYFDNVNFFTTWGISDKYSWIPHWFKGYDHGLMFDKQYQEKPAYTAVNKVFADKAAAKFDWEPPAPLADVGRRFEAFISNEAKQAMPLDGDIAKWKEAVFYPFAYNQLGGKDLTLPAESNISGRFALLYDDNTLYGRVERKDDKTVTGNKEQVWENDSVEVFLGFGEEFAQIRALVGEEFAATAFQADIQNYWSEDGTVMEFSITPKQTDTLSGTTLGFNIALADNDAGPAAGRHAQLYPVPGTNNGWQGHDFGEVFFTAQNTEISDKLKGQVVSFKAEPVDGLDATSTFDLSQWENAYHYPFAFNQLNPINQTPPSQDIIHGTWRVAYSGNTLHGVVHRHDNKTVTTGDDWQADNIEIFIKVGEEFVQLRSIVGQDFQENTFPGKRVAKWNEDGTIMQFSIELPVDSLAGKTIDWNIALADNDDGESRSSQLYPVPGNNTAYLGEQLTILEFVK; encoded by the coding sequence ATGCGTCAGCATGCTATTAAGACAGGATTTTTTAAAGTAGCGGCACTTGCTGCTGCATTTTGCAGCTTACAAGTAAACGCTGCTCCGTTAAGAGATGTAGTGAAAGGTCAAGATACCTTCATTGGTGCGGCCTTGGAAACTCGCCACCTTCAAGACAAGCAATTCGCTGAGACACTGGCTCGCGAATTCAACCAACTGACCCCCGAAAACGAAATGAAGTGGAGCTACTTGCAGCCAGAGCGTGGCAAGTTCACCTTTGATAAAGCTGACAAGCTGGTAGATTTTGCTCAGAAGAACAACATGATGGTTCGTGGCCACGCCTTGGTATGGCACATTCAAAACCCTGATTGGTTAGAAAATGGCGACTTCTCTAAAGAAGAAATGCTAAAAATTATGGAAGAGCACATTACCGCTGTAGTGAGCCACTACAAAGGTAAAGTGAAATACTGGGACGTAGTAAACGAAGCCTTAGACGACAACGGTGGCTGGCGCCCAACCCTTTGGTACAAAGCCCTAGGTGAAGACTACATTGCCAAGGCATTCGAGTTTGCCCATAAAGCCGATCCCGATGCCATTTTGGTTTACAACGATTACTCTACCGAAGGTAAATCACCTAAAGCCAACGCGGCTTACCGCTTAGTGAAAAAACTCAAAGAGCAAGGTGTGCCAATTCATGGTATTGGTACTCAAGCCCACTTGGTGGTTGGTGTTCAGCCACGTGTAGCCGACATTGCCGCTAACATTGAGCGTATTCAAGAATTGGGTTTGGAGTTCCACTTCACCGAGATTGATATTCGTATGCAAGATCCTGCTACCGATCGCATGTTGCAGCAACAAGCAAACATGTATGAAGACTTAGCCAAACTAACAGCTTATTTTGACAACGTTAACTTCTTCACTACTTGGGGTATTAGCGACAAATACAGCTGGATCCCGCATTGGTTTAAGGGTTACGACCACGGTTTGATGTTTGATAAGCAATACCAAGAAAAACCGGCTTACACAGCGGTAAATAAAGTATTTGCCGATAAAGCCGCAGCCAAGTTTGATTGGGAGCCACCAGCACCATTAGCTGATGTAGGTCGTCGCTTCGAAGCCTTTATTAGTAACGAAGCAAAACAAGCCATGCCGCTAGACGGCGATATTGCCAAGTGGAAAGAAGCAGTATTTTATCCATTTGCTTACAACCAGTTAGGCGGTAAAGACTTAACCTTACCAGCAGAAAGCAATATCTCTGGTCGCTTTGCCCTACTTTACGATGACAACACCCTTTATGGGCGTGTAGAGCGTAAAGACGACAAAACCGTTACCGGTAACAAAGAGCAAGTTTGGGAAAATGACTCTGTAGAAGTATTCCTAGGTTTTGGTGAAGAGTTTGCACAAATCCGAGCACTTGTTGGTGAAGAGTTCGCAGCAACCGCATTCCAAGCAGACATTCAAAACTACTGGAGTGAAGATGGCACCGTAATGGAGTTCTCTATTACGCCCAAACAAACCGATACACTATCTGGCACTACCTTAGGTTTTAACATTGCTTTGGCCGACAACGATGCTGGCCCTGCAGCGGGTCGTCATGCTCAGCTTTACCCAGTGCCTGGCACTAACAACGGCTGGCAAGGTCATGATTTTGGTGAAGTATTCTTTACTGCTCAAAACACTGAAATCAGCGATAAGCTAAAAGGCCAAGTAGTGAGCTTTAAAGCAGAACCTGTTGATGGCTTAGATGCGACAAGCACCTTTGATTTATCACAATGGGAAAATGCTTACCACTACCCGTTTGCTTTCAACCAACTTAACCCGATCAACCAAACGCCACCGAGCCAAGACATTATTCATGGCACTTGGCGAGTAGCCTACTCTGGTAATACCTTGCATGGCGTTGTTCACCGCCATGACAATAAAACGGTAACGACTGGCGATGATTGGCAAGCCGACAACATTGAAATTTTCATCAAGGTTGGAGAAGAGTTTGTACAGCTGCGCAGCATTGTGGGGCAAGACTTCCAAGAAAATACCTTCCCAGGCAAGCGTGTTGCTAAGTGGAATGAAGATGGCACCATCATGCAGTTCTCAATTGAGTTGCCAGTAGACAGCTTGGCGGGTAAAACCATTGACTGGAATATTGCACTAGCAGATAACGACGATGGCGAGTCTCGTAGTTCGCAGCTATACCCTGTTCCAGGTAACAACACTGCCTACCTAGGTGAGCAACTTACGATTTTAGAATTCGTTAAATAA
- a CDS encoding thioredoxin family protein: protein MSFELFKKVFFTLVLIALGGAALSYIFIYHVHGRGVSAKDGWLFDIQGYHQGIRESKLTEKPVFLYLRRQACQRCIAFEYDYLNNPQIKRMLEDYVKVQVDIDTDRTHERFADQFNLNTYPSLFVMFDPEHHVSSYLVLEMNQIWVAQDTLQKGNFMPLSEASFSLSVTRATILARKAANMEETSGETPP, encoded by the coding sequence ATGAGCTTTGAGCTATTCAAAAAAGTCTTCTTTACTTTGGTATTGATAGCCCTAGGTGGTGCCGCTCTTAGTTACATTTTTATCTACCACGTTCACGGCCGTGGCGTGAGTGCCAAAGACGGTTGGCTATTTGATATTCAAGGTTATCACCAAGGTATTAGAGAATCGAAACTCACTGAAAAGCCGGTGTTTTTGTATTTACGCAGGCAAGCCTGTCAGCGCTGTATTGCCTTTGAATATGACTATCTAAACAATCCTCAAATCAAACGCATGCTTGAAGACTATGTGAAGGTGCAGGTGGACATTGATACCGACCGCACTCACGAGCGTTTTGCCGACCAGTTCAACCTTAATACTTATCCATCTTTGTTTGTGATGTTTGATCCTGAGCACCACGTTTCAAGCTATCTAGTATTAGAAATGAATCAAATTTGGGTAGCGCAAGATACCTTGCAGAAGGGAAATTTCATGCCACTTTCTGAAGCAAGCTTTAGTTTATCTGTGACCCGTGCGACAATATTGGCTCGAAAAGCAGCCAACATGGAAGAAACAAGCGGTGAAACACCACCTTAA
- a CDS encoding MipA/OmpV family protein yields the protein MKHHLNSLLSYSLILTLWCFSLSSQASEMVDGLMDDDWGIAFGFRNATIPFRSETNTVADVMPLLYYKGDRVYLDGLEAGYKIWKEDDFDISVMGRYRFFDIPSEYQNQIRGDGIDYGVRSQWRFKPDYSFNTELLSDDSGNFHGNLGLTWQKHYNRWYLAPYATAHLKSNGYNTRYYGLELFEAQADIDIKAGIDMRYHVWRDFYLVGRLGGTYYGQEVRSVEIIDKDFQFESFLGISFFNQQYQTTEGDWPKGYLRVSHAWATPSNLGDIIHFKAEKDEYNNQLSSVFYGHLLSETLLGFPIDVYLTPGLAYHHSSEVQDPILEYVVAFKAYYTFTWPIRWRFGVAEGLSYVTNITYIEEVDLAEDGKGYKPSKLLNYLDFSLDVNLGDLFRKPEMEKMWLGYNIHHRSGIFENSSLFGRIKGGSNYQGIHFQWHW from the coding sequence GTGAAACACCACCTTAACTCGCTACTCTCTTATTCTCTAATCCTAACATTGTGGTGTTTTAGCCTTAGTAGCCAAGCCAGTGAAATGGTTGACGGTTTAATGGATGACGATTGGGGCATCGCTTTTGGATTTAGAAACGCCACTATTCCCTTTCGCTCAGAAACTAATACCGTTGCCGATGTTATGCCGCTGCTTTATTACAAAGGCGATCGTGTATACCTAGATGGCTTAGAAGCTGGCTACAAAATATGGAAAGAAGACGACTTTGATATCTCTGTTATGGGCCGCTATCGCTTCTTCGACATTCCTTCTGAATATCAAAACCAAATTCGTGGCGACGGCATTGATTACGGCGTTCGCAGCCAATGGCGCTTCAAACCAGATTACTCTTTTAATACCGAGCTTTTAAGTGATGACTCAGGTAATTTTCATGGCAACTTGGGCCTTACTTGGCAAAAGCATTACAATCGCTGGTATTTAGCGCCCTATGCGACCGCACACCTAAAAAGTAATGGATACAATACCCGCTACTACGGCCTCGAACTTTTTGAAGCTCAAGCCGATATAGATATAAAAGCCGGTATCGACATGCGCTACCACGTATGGCGAGATTTCTATCTAGTGGGTCGTTTAGGTGGTACTTATTACGGGCAAGAAGTGCGCAGTGTAGAAATCATCGACAAAGATTTTCAGTTTGAAAGCTTTCTCGGCATTAGTTTTTTCAATCAACAATATCAAACCACCGAAGGTGACTGGCCTAAAGGCTACTTGAGGGTATCTCATGCATGGGCTACCCCTTCAAACCTAGGCGATATTATCCATTTTAAAGCCGAAAAAGATGAATATAACAACCAGCTGTCTTCGGTTTTTTATGGTCACCTACTCAGTGAAACTTTACTCGGCTTCCCGATTGATGTTTACCTAACACCAGGCTTGGCTTATCACCACAGCTCGGAAGTACAAGACCCTATTCTAGAATATGTGGTGGCCTTTAAAGCCTACTATACCTTCACTTGGCCAATTCGTTGGCGTTTTGGTGTAGCTGAAGGTTTATCTTACGTCACCAACATCACCTATATTGAAGAAGTCGATTTAGCCGAAGACGGAAAGGGATACAAGCCAAGTAAGCTGCTTAACTACCTCGATTTTTCACTAGATGTAAACCTAGGCGACTTATTTAGAAAACCAGAAATGGAAAAAATGTGGTTGGGTTATAACATTCATCACCGCTCGGGCATCTTCGAAAACTCATCGCTGTTTGGCCGAATTAAAGGTGGCAGTAATTATCAAGGTATCCACTTTCAGTGGCATTGGTAA